In one Mucilaginibacter ginsenosidivorax genomic region, the following are encoded:
- a CDS encoding phosphocholine-specific phospholipase C, protein MLDSRRDFLKKAALLTGAAGLTSLLPESIQKAMAINPAPGSTYLDAEHIVILMQENRSFDHTYGTLKGVRGYNDPRAIDLPNNNKVWLQSNHKGETYAPFHLDIKNTKATWMSSLPHSWANQVNARNDGKFDQWLNVKRNSIKEYSDMPLTMGFHNREDIPFYYALADAFTVCDQNFCSALTGTNPNRLYFWSGTIRAEQHENSLAHVWNDDMDYGTLNWGTFPERLEDHDISWKHYQNEIAIDTGLVGEEDPWLSNFQDNALEFFGQYNIKLYDKHIAHLQKQSTDLPGEIDAIEKQIAALPVGDAHIDHLKKQLKQKRRDLESVKKDMASLDPGKFATLSQREKNLHQKGFVTNTNDPHYRTLSPLKYNDNGTEREVLVPKGDVLHQFREDVKGNHLPTVSWLSAPEHFSDHPSSAWYGAWYVSEVMDILTQNPEVWKKTIFILAYDENDGYFDHVPPFTAPHPHKAGTGKVSEGIDTSVEFVTYEQEKARNNFPEVFDRESPIGLGFRVPLVIASPWSRGGWVNSEVFDHTSTLQFLEKFLTHKTGKKVVEPNISNWRRTVCGDLSTTFRPYNGEIIPNPEFVAREVFLEGIHKAQFKKLPTDYKLLTAEEIALINKTPHASPYMPQQEKGIKPSSALPYQLYADGKLSADKKSFGIKFNASKQLFGDKALGSPFNVYAPDKYASFKDPQKMEPLRTWAYALTAGDSLADVWPLHEFENGEYHLRVYGPNGFYREYKGNAADPLLDVACDYQQANIALKMINLSHDEAYSVQVTDHGYKTNNHKVAVNKKGQSVLVLDLSKSHGWYDFSIKVTGAHAFEKRYAGRVETGKHSFSDPLMGKMV, encoded by the coding sequence GATTAACAAGCCTTTTGCCCGAATCTATTCAAAAGGCCATGGCCATTAACCCAGCGCCGGGCAGTACTTATCTTGATGCCGAACACATTGTGATCCTGATGCAGGAAAACCGCTCGTTCGATCATACCTACGGTACGCTTAAAGGTGTACGTGGCTACAATGATCCAAGAGCTATTGATTTGCCCAATAACAACAAGGTTTGGCTGCAATCAAACCATAAAGGCGAAACTTATGCGCCTTTTCATTTGGATATTAAAAATACAAAAGCCACGTGGATGAGTTCGTTGCCGCATTCCTGGGCAAACCAGGTAAATGCCCGTAACGATGGCAAGTTTGATCAGTGGCTGAATGTTAAACGCAACAGTATCAAAGAATATTCAGACATGCCTTTAACCATGGGGTTCCACAATCGTGAGGATATTCCTTTTTATTATGCCCTTGCCGATGCTTTTACCGTTTGCGACCAGAATTTTTGTTCGGCCTTAACCGGTACCAACCCCAACAGGTTATATTTTTGGAGCGGTACCATCCGCGCCGAGCAGCATGAAAATTCATTGGCACACGTTTGGAATGATGATATGGATTACGGCACGCTCAACTGGGGTACGTTTCCCGAGCGTTTGGAAGACCATGATATTTCCTGGAAACACTATCAAAACGAGATTGCCATAGATACCGGTTTAGTTGGCGAGGAAGACCCCTGGTTATCGAATTTTCAGGATAATGCGCTGGAATTTTTTGGCCAGTATAATATTAAATTGTATGATAAGCACATCGCCCACCTGCAAAAACAATCAACGGATTTACCCGGGGAGATAGATGCGATTGAAAAACAAATTGCCGCCTTACCGGTTGGCGATGCGCATATCGATCACCTTAAAAAACAGCTTAAACAAAAGCGCCGCGACCTGGAGAGTGTTAAAAAAGACATGGCCAGCCTTGATCCCGGTAAATTTGCCACGTTATCTCAACGCGAAAAAAATCTTCATCAGAAGGGTTTCGTAACCAATACCAACGATCCGCATTACCGTACACTAAGCCCGTTAAAATATAATGATAATGGAACCGAGCGTGAGGTACTGGTGCCTAAGGGCGATGTATTACACCAGTTTAGGGAAGATGTAAAAGGCAACCATTTGCCCACTGTTTCCTGGTTATCGGCACCCGAGCATTTTTCTGATCATCCCAGTTCGGCCTGGTATGGAGCCTGGTATGTATCCGAAGTAATGGATATATTAACCCAAAACCCCGAGGTTTGGAAAAAGACCATTTTTATTTTAGCTTATGATGAAAATGATGGCTATTTTGATCATGTACCGCCCTTTACAGCCCCGCATCCGCATAAAGCCGGAACAGGCAAGGTATCGGAAGGGATTGATACCAGCGTTGAGTTTGTAACCTACGAACAGGAAAAGGCAAGAAACAACTTCCCCGAAGTTTTTGATCGCGAAAGCCCTATTGGGCTTGGTTTCCGTGTGCCGTTAGTTATCGCTTCGCCCTGGAGCAGGGGCGGTTGGGTAAATTCGGAGGTTTTTGACCATACATCAACCCTGCAGTTTTTAGAAAAATTCCTGACTCATAAAACCGGTAAAAAAGTTGTTGAACCTAATATAAGCAATTGGCGCCGTACGGTTTGTGGCGATCTTTCAACCACATTCCGTCCGTACAACGGTGAAATCATTCCTAATCCTGAATTTGTGGCCAGGGAGGTGTTTTTAGAAGGCATCCATAAAGCTCAATTTAAAAAACTGCCAACAGATTATAAGTTGCTGACAGCCGAAGAGATAGCACTGATTAATAAAACTCCGCATGCGTCCCCTTACATGCCGCAGCAGGAAAAAGGTATCAAACCATCATCGGCGTTGCCATACCAGTTGTATGCTGATGGGAAATTAAGTGCCGATAAAAAATCATTCGGGATAAAATTTAATGCGAGCAAACAGTTGTTTGGCGATAAAGCTTTGGGATCGCCGTTTAATGTATATGCGCCCGATAAATATGCCAGCTTTAAAGACCCGCAAAAAATGGAGCCGTTGCGTACCTGGGCATACGCGCTAACCGCCGGTGATAGCCTTGCAGATGTTTGGCCTTTACACGAATTTGAGAATGGCGAATACCACCTGCGTGTATACGGGCCAAACGGTTTTTATCGCGAATATAAAGGCAACGCGGCTGATCCACTGCTGGATGTGGCCTGCGATTATCAGCAAGCCAACATCGCGTTAAAAATGATCAATTTAAGTCATGATGAGGCCTACAGTGTGCAGGTAACCGATCATGGTTATAAAACCAATAACCATAAAGTTGCAGTAAATAAAAAAGGTCAAAGCGTGTTAGTTCTTGACCTTTCCAAAAGCCATGGCTGGTATGATTTCAGCATAAAAGTAACCGGGGCACACGCTTTCGAAAAAAGATATGCCGGCCGGGTGGAAACCGGTAAACATAGCTTTAGCGATCCATTGATGGGCAAAATGGTTTAA
- a CDS encoding RNA polymerase sigma-70 factor, with amino-acid sequence MLPGEEYQMWPDAKLLDLLRLDDREAFAMLYKRYSAKLFHAAYNLFRDRDVCEDLVQELFIALWTKRHQLNITSLEAYLKVAIRHRVIYYIRTKKATLDLEVVEELIEKYTADSKLLQSDISQLLENNVALLPEKCRQIFTLSRKEYLSNKEIASRLNISIKTVENQITIALRFLRTGLTDYLPSVIALLMVYMMQ; translated from the coding sequence ATGCTTCCAGGCGAGGAATATCAAATGTGGCCCGATGCTAAATTATTAGATTTACTAAGGCTGGATGACCGTGAGGCATTTGCAATGCTGTACAAAAGATATTCGGCCAAGCTATTCCATGCTGCTTACAACCTTTTTCGCGACCGCGATGTTTGCGAGGACCTGGTCCAGGAGTTGTTTATTGCCCTATGGACAAAGCGTCACCAGCTTAACATTACCTCGCTCGAAGCGTACCTGAAGGTGGCTATCCGGCACCGGGTTATCTATTACATCCGCACCAAAAAGGCCACGCTTGATTTGGAAGTTGTGGAAGAACTGATAGAAAAATACACAGCAGACAGTAAACTGTTACAAAGCGACATTAGCCAGTTGCTGGAAAACAATGTGGCCCTGCTGCCCGAAAAATGCCGCCAGATTTTCACGCTAAGCCGTAAAGAATACCTCTCCAATAAAGAGATAGCCTCCCGGCTAAACATCTCCATAAAAACTGTCGAAAATCAGATAACCATAGCCTTGCGCTTTTTGCGTACTGGGTTAACAGATTACCTGCCATCGGTTATTGCCCTGTTAATGGTTTATATGATGCAATAG
- a CDS encoding tetratricopeptide repeat protein — protein sequence MKKVSLFFVFPVLLTGICLLAFKVHKSTGKIITKKSYPVTCGSFSPIDNVDTAAGGKYMIRLPGWGDYNYPISTHNDSAQFYFNQGLTMYYSYHMKEALASFKEAARFDPASPMTYWGQALAMGPYYNAVHLYKVPQGLPGVLKQLNATAGSASEKEKALIKVMNLRYPLAKDQPTHDEKVYAQGMQKLISAYPTDVDMKMLYIDAMMLIHPWDFWTTDGLAKEWTPELVDLCKGVLKEKPNNPAALHYYIHLTEASHNPEVAMANAEALKRLFPAVGHMVHMASHVYQRNGLYFQGVDANEKSAKSSALYASMVKNMPLAKSVPHVYAVETYCAFSGGMYEKAMEVAMRCRNSIKPTAADSYTQYLYMMPVITMVRLGKWNEILQDNNPPAAGWTYAQILHSFAKGLAFIYTGKADSANRQLRLIRDKINAPVLKIRDIPFNTALEGATIAENILEGAILLTQNKYESGIASFNKAITVEDHMIYSEPAQWPIPARQFLGAYLLKNDDNVRAEEVYRADLVRNPGNGWSLLGLYQSIKAQNHKQNLAEYKSGFLRSFSHADVVPTGSVFMN from the coding sequence ATGAAAAAGGTATCGCTTTTTTTTGTGTTCCCTGTTCTATTAACTGGGATTTGTTTGCTTGCCTTTAAGGTGCATAAATCAACCGGCAAAATAATTACAAAAAAGAGCTACCCGGTTACCTGTGGATCATTTAGCCCTATTGATAACGTTGATACAGCCGCCGGCGGAAAATATATGATAAGGCTGCCAGGATGGGGCGATTATAACTACCCCATATCAACGCATAATGATAGCGCTCAGTTTTATTTTAACCAGGGCTTAACTATGTATTATAGCTATCATATGAAGGAAGCGCTGGCGTCATTTAAAGAAGCTGCCCGGTTTGATCCGGCCTCGCCGATGACTTATTGGGGCCAGGCTTTAGCTATGGGGCCTTACTATAATGCGGTTCATCTTTATAAAGTGCCGCAGGGGCTACCTGGAGTTTTAAAACAGTTAAATGCAACAGCCGGTAGCGCATCTGAAAAGGAAAAAGCGCTTATCAAAGTCATGAATTTAAGATATCCGTTGGCAAAAGATCAACCAACGCATGACGAAAAAGTTTATGCACAAGGCATGCAGAAACTTATATCTGCATATCCCACAGATGTGGATATGAAAATGCTGTACATAGATGCCATGATGCTGATACACCCCTGGGATTTTTGGACCACCGATGGACTGGCGAAAGAATGGACACCCGAACTGGTTGATTTATGCAAAGGCGTATTAAAAGAAAAACCTAATAACCCGGCCGCGTTACATTATTACATTCATCTAACAGAAGCATCCCATAATCCTGAAGTGGCTATGGCCAATGCCGAGGCTTTAAAACGGCTTTTCCCGGCGGTAGGGCATATGGTGCATATGGCCAGCCACGTTTATCAACGCAATGGGTTATATTTCCAGGGAGTTGATGCCAACGAAAAGTCGGCCAAAAGCTCGGCGCTGTATGCCTCGATGGTGAAAAATATGCCCCTCGCAAAGTCGGTTCCGCATGTGTACGCTGTAGAAACTTATTGCGCATTTAGCGGGGGGATGTATGAAAAGGCCATGGAGGTTGCAATGCGTTGCCGCAACAGCATTAAGCCAACAGCAGCAGATAGTTATACCCAATACCTATACATGATGCCGGTGATTACTATGGTACGCCTGGGTAAATGGAACGAAATATTGCAGGATAATAACCCACCTGCCGCCGGCTGGACTTACGCGCAAATACTCCATAGTTTTGCAAAAGGATTGGCTTTTATTTACACAGGCAAAGCTGATTCGGCAAACCGTCAGCTCCGGTTAATACGCGATAAAATTAACGCACCAGTTTTAAAAATAAGAGATATCCCTTTTAATACAGCGCTTGAAGGTGCTACCATAGCCGAAAATATATTAGAAGGCGCTATTTTATTAACACAGAATAAATACGAAAGTGGTATAGCCAGCTTTAATAAAGCCATAACGGTGGAAGATCATATGATTTACTCCGAGCCCGCGCAGTGGCCAATTCCAGCCAGGCAGTTTTTGGGTGCATATCTTTTAAAAAATGATGATAACGTCAGGGCCGAAGAGGTTTACCGGGCCGACCTGGTGCGTAATCCTGGCAATGGCTGGTCGTTATTGGGGTTATACCAAAGTATTAAAGCGCAAAATCATAAACAAAACCTGGCCGAATATAAATCGGGTTTCCTCCGTTCTTTTTCGCACGCAGATGTGGTGCCAACGGGTTCGGTGTTTATGAATTAA